Proteins encoded within one genomic window of Citricoccus muralis:
- a CDS encoding GNAT family N-acetyltransferase, with the protein MNDQATPQVIDQDDRFAVIVDDARAGYTIYVDHEAADGTVERIFPHTKVQEEYAGQGLASVLVRGALEATIAAGARIVPVCPYVKGWIEKHPDFVSHVVAPTPTHLQLLR; encoded by the coding sequence ATGAACGACCAGGCAACCCCACAGGTCATCGACCAAGACGACCGTTTCGCCGTGATCGTCGACGACGCCCGCGCCGGCTACACCATCTACGTCGACCATGAAGCGGCCGACGGAACGGTGGAGCGGATCTTCCCGCACACCAAAGTGCAGGAGGAATACGCCGGGCAGGGGCTGGCCTCCGTGCTGGTGCGCGGCGCTCTCGAAGCCACCATCGCAGCGGGTGCGCGCATCGTCCCAGTGTGCCCCTACGTCAAGGGCTGGATCGAGAAGCACCCCGACTTCGTCTCACACGTGGTCGCGCCCACCCCGACGCACCTGCAGCTGCTGCGCTGA
- a CDS encoding pirin family protein, with the protein MTNLEKNPEETICENGPRFTEGLTPGVRRESADDAAGNSVVEVLEPRDVPLGGPRAMTVRRTLPQRARSLVGAWCFLDFFGPDDVAESGGMQVARHPHTGLATVSWLFEGRVDHIDSAGNWATVRPGEVNLMNAGRGITHSEHSTDDTTVLHGVQLWYAFPDAHRFTDPSLAHHRPTPIRGDGFEAKVFLGSLLGYTSPVPTYLPLTGAEIRLEPGAELVVEVPAEHEHGVLAVSAALQLNGVTVEKDHLGVVDDGATRLTITAGDEPTLAVLIGGEPLGEQIVMWWNFIGRSHEEILTFRAAYQQEMGFEAPAEGSPIPAGHPRGAAIAGPDLDALIGMQYDDGRSFPQFGEFPPGRPAPLPAPEPPNTRMRPRG; encoded by the coding sequence ATGACGAATCTTGAGAAGAATCCGGAAGAAACGATCTGCGAGAACGGCCCCCGGTTCACCGAGGGACTGACCCCGGGAGTGCGCCGCGAGTCCGCTGACGACGCCGCGGGCAACAGTGTGGTTGAGGTGCTCGAACCACGGGACGTCCCGCTGGGCGGACCCCGGGCCATGACGGTGCGCCGGACTCTGCCACAACGAGCACGGTCCCTGGTGGGAGCGTGGTGCTTCCTCGATTTCTTCGGACCAGACGACGTCGCCGAAAGCGGCGGCATGCAGGTCGCACGCCACCCGCACACCGGGCTGGCCACCGTCTCCTGGTTGTTCGAGGGGCGGGTGGACCACATCGACTCGGCCGGAAACTGGGCCACCGTACGTCCCGGGGAAGTCAACCTGATGAACGCCGGCCGCGGCATCACCCATTCGGAGCACTCCACGGATGACACCACGGTGCTCCACGGGGTGCAGCTCTGGTACGCCTTTCCCGACGCCCACCGGTTTACGGACCCCTCGCTCGCGCACCACCGACCCACACCGATTCGCGGGGATGGGTTCGAAGCCAAAGTGTTCCTGGGCTCCCTGCTTGGTTACACATCGCCGGTGCCGACCTACCTCCCGCTGACCGGCGCTGAGATTCGGCTGGAGCCCGGCGCCGAACTCGTTGTCGAGGTGCCGGCCGAACATGAACACGGAGTTCTGGCGGTATCCGCTGCGTTGCAGCTCAACGGGGTCACCGTGGAGAAGGACCACCTCGGCGTCGTCGACGACGGAGCCACGCGCCTGACGATCACCGCCGGAGACGAGCCCACCTTGGCCGTGCTCATTGGCGGGGAACCGCTGGGCGAGCAGATCGTGATGTGGTGGAATTTCATCGGCCGCAGCCACGAAGAAATCCTCACCTTTCGGGCGGCTTATCAGCAGGAGATGGGCTTTGAAGCCCCCGCTGAGGGCTCACCCATTCCGGCGGGCCACCCGCGCGGTGCGGCCATCGCCGGGCCCGACCTCGATGCGCTGATCGGCATGCAGTACGACGATGGCCGCAGTTTCCCCCAGTTCGGCGAATTTCCACCGGGCCGCCCGGCGCCGTTGCCGGCGCCAGAACCACCCAACACCCGGATGCGGCCGCGCGGCTGA
- a CDS encoding N-acetylglucosamine-6-phosphate deacetylase has product MVEQLSATILDAHGRCVGSGLVLDDLGTVVDVEPPVTQSSGAPASSSRTDAAVFPGLVDVHCHGGGGVSFSDAPELHEIARAAEAHGIRGTLNLVGSLVSLPDPLPAIAALARACDAGILAGIHLEGPFLSPGACGAQDPAALRPVDLADLEAMLDAGGGWVRSMTLAPELDGAAEAAAALHESGARPSWGHTAATGTQARTVLARTAERGIRQTVTHLFNAMPALHHRRPGPVLEFLAAARRGAAAVEVIGDGIHLDPDLVGELLGSLDPSSTVMLVSDAMAAAGIGDGEYRLGSLDVTVRGGRATLTGTDTLAGATATLGDQVAGLLDAGVPAPALARASCGTPAEALGLPVPAPAALDEPFSGVLFSGSRRRVWKQGRELTASVQ; this is encoded by the coding sequence ATGGTTGAGCAGCTGTCCGCCACCATCCTCGATGCCCATGGTCGGTGCGTTGGTAGCGGGCTCGTCCTGGACGACCTGGGCACCGTGGTCGACGTCGAACCACCCGTCACCCAGTCCAGCGGCGCCCCAGCATCATCGTCCCGAACGGATGCCGCCGTGTTCCCGGGACTTGTCGATGTGCACTGCCACGGCGGTGGCGGCGTCTCCTTCTCGGACGCCCCGGAGCTGCATGAGATCGCTCGGGCCGCCGAGGCTCATGGGATCAGGGGCACCCTGAACCTCGTGGGATCTCTGGTCTCACTGCCAGACCCGCTGCCCGCCATCGCCGCTCTCGCTCGGGCCTGTGATGCGGGAATTCTCGCCGGCATTCACCTCGAGGGGCCCTTCTTGAGCCCGGGTGCCTGCGGCGCGCAGGACCCTGCCGCCCTGCGGCCCGTCGATCTGGCCGACCTCGAGGCCATGCTCGACGCCGGCGGCGGCTGGGTGCGCTCGATGACCCTGGCCCCCGAACTCGACGGCGCGGCGGAGGCTGCTGCAGCATTGCATGAGTCCGGAGCCCGCCCGTCGTGGGGTCATACCGCGGCCACCGGAACCCAGGCTCGCACGGTGCTGGCCCGGACCGCGGAGCGCGGCATTCGCCAGACCGTCACCCATCTCTTCAACGCGATGCCTGCGCTGCATCATCGGCGCCCCGGGCCGGTGCTGGAGTTCCTGGCCGCGGCACGACGTGGTGCGGCGGCGGTGGAGGTCATCGGAGACGGCATCCACCTCGACCCGGACCTGGTGGGGGAGTTGCTGGGCTCGCTGGACCCCAGCTCCACCGTGATGCTGGTTTCCGATGCCATGGCCGCTGCGGGCATCGGCGACGGCGAGTACCGTCTCGGTAGTCTCGACGTTACCGTGCGCGGTGGCCGCGCAACCCTCACCGGAACCGACACCCTGGCCGGTGCCACCGCAACGCTGGGGGACCAAGTGGCAGGCTTGCTCGATGCGGGAGTTCCCGCCCCTGCACTGGCCCGGGCGAGCTGCGGCACCCCCGCCGAGGCGCTGGGTCTACCCGTACCGGCCCCGGCCGCCCTGGATGAGCCCTTCTCCGGGGTGCTGTTCTCCGGCAGTCGCCGTCGCGTATGGAAGCAAGGCAGAGAGCTTACTGCCTCGGTACAGTAG
- a CDS encoding SixA phosphatase family protein has product MTTARDDLKRLIILRHAKAAWPRDVEDHDRPLATRGHRDAPHAGIWLREAGLIPDAIICSDALRTRQTCTWVCSELGEKAPTPYLEERLYHAGPSEALSVINETGDQTRTLLVIGHMPWVQELGMRIASVDSEESAVMEMAERYPTLGLQVFEIPGDWATLDGRDARMTHFTVPRHDS; this is encoded by the coding sequence ATGACTACCGCGCGCGACGACCTGAAACGGCTCATCATCCTGCGGCATGCCAAGGCCGCCTGGCCGCGCGACGTCGAAGATCACGACCGTCCGCTGGCCACCCGGGGTCACCGCGACGCCCCACACGCCGGCATCTGGTTGCGTGAGGCCGGGCTGATCCCCGACGCCATCATCTGCTCCGATGCGCTGCGCACCCGCCAGACCTGCACCTGGGTGTGCTCCGAGCTGGGGGAGAAGGCGCCCACCCCCTACCTGGAGGAGCGGCTCTATCACGCCGGCCCCAGCGAGGCGCTGTCGGTGATCAACGAAACCGGAGACCAGACCCGCACCCTGCTCGTCATCGGGCATATGCCGTGGGTGCAGGAACTCGGAATGCGGATCGCCTCGGTCGATTCTGAGGAATCCGCCGTCATGGAGATGGCCGAGCGTTATCCGACCCTGGGGCTGCAGGTTTTCGAGATTCCTGGAGACTGGGCGACCCTTGATGGGCGCGATGCTCGGATGACGCACTTCACCGTGCCCCGCCACGACAGTTGA